A genome region from Streptomyces antimycoticus includes the following:
- the ccrA gene encoding crotonyl-CoA carboxylase/reductase — protein sequence MQDIISTVLAEDAVAADFAALSVPESYRGAVILKEESEMFEGMATKDKDPQKSLHIREVPTPEPGPGEAVIAVMASAINYNTVWSAIFEPLPTFGFLERYARTDDPGAARHAQPYHVLGSDLAGVVLRTGPGVRHWKPGDRVVAHCLSIELRSPDGHDDSMLDPEQRIWGFETNFGGLAELSLVKANQLMPMPAHLTWEEAASSGLVNSTAYRQLVSRNGAQMKQGDVTLIWGAAGGLGSYATQLAVNGGSIPVCVVSGQRKAELVRSMGAELVIDRAEEGYRFWKDASTPDPKEWKRFGARIRELTGGDDPDIVLEHPGRETFGASVYVARRGGTIVTCASTSGYRHEYDNRYLWMALKRIIGTHFANYREAWAANRLIEKGMVHPTLSKVYPLTAVGTATQDVHRNRHSGKVGVLCLAPEEGLGVRDPELRERHLPSINRFRGQD from the coding sequence ATGCAGGACATCATCAGCACCGTGCTGGCAGAGGATGCGGTGGCCGCGGATTTCGCCGCCTTGAGCGTGCCCGAGTCCTATCGGGGCGCGGTTATCCTCAAAGAGGAATCCGAGATGTTCGAGGGCATGGCCACCAAGGACAAGGACCCCCAGAAGTCGCTCCACATCCGTGAGGTGCCCACACCCGAACCGGGCCCGGGCGAGGCGGTGATCGCGGTCATGGCCAGCGCGATCAACTACAACACCGTGTGGAGCGCCATCTTCGAACCATTGCCGACCTTCGGTTTCCTGGAGCGGTACGCACGGACCGACGACCCCGGAGCGGCCCGCCACGCCCAGCCCTACCACGTCCTCGGCTCCGATCTGGCCGGTGTGGTGCTGCGCACCGGGCCGGGGGTGCGCCACTGGAAGCCCGGCGACCGGGTGGTGGCCCACTGCCTGTCCATCGAACTGCGCTCACCGGACGGCCACGACGACAGCATGCTCGACCCCGAGCAGCGCATCTGGGGCTTCGAGACCAACTTCGGCGGGCTCGCCGAACTCTCACTGGTCAAGGCCAACCAGCTGATGCCGATGCCCGCCCACCTCACCTGGGAGGAGGCCGCCTCCTCGGGCCTGGTCAACTCCACGGCGTACCGGCAGCTCGTCTCCCGCAACGGCGCCCAGATGAAACAGGGCGATGTGACCCTCATCTGGGGTGCGGCCGGTGGCCTGGGCTCGTACGCCACCCAGCTGGCCGTCAACGGCGGGTCCATCCCGGTGTGCGTGGTCTCCGGGCAGCGCAAGGCCGAACTCGTCCGCTCCATGGGGGCCGAGCTGGTCATCGACCGGGCCGAGGAGGGCTATCGGTTCTGGAAGGACGCGTCCACGCCCGACCCCAAGGAGTGGAAGCGCTTCGGGGCCCGGATCCGCGAACTGACCGGCGGCGACGATCCGGACATCGTCCTGGAGCACCCCGGCCGTGAGACCTTCGGCGCCAGTGTGTATGTGGCGCGGCGCGGCGGAACCATCGTCACCTGCGCCTCGACGTCCGGCTACCGCCATGAGTACGACAACCGCTACTTGTGGATGGCGCTCAAGCGCATCATCGGCACCCACTTCGCCAACTACCGGGAGGCCTGGGCGGCCAACCGGCTGATCGAGAAGGGGATGGTGCACCCCACGCTCTCCAAGGTCTATCCGCTCACGGCGGTCGGCACGGCCACCCAGGACGTCCACCGCAACCGCCACTCCGGGAAGGTCGGCGTCCTGTGCCTGGCCCCGGAGGAGGGACTGGGGGTGCGCGATCCGGAGCTGCGGGAGCGCCATCTGCCGTCCATCAACCGCTTCCGCGGCCAGGACTGA
- a CDS encoding peroxidase family protein yields MVNTGQQSVRSEAVRGGEVARHEATGGTRGARYEGYEAYEGGSPEAERRRFEKLTRELMRTRRTRPGGADSPGAPQLLRPFRAKAALGVENARLRFRDDLPPELCVGYARPGAEYPAVVRLSSASGTERHDTTPDLHRMAVRVQAGPEETHDLLATSFPVSHAADVHEFVAFAKATAGAGSTVEKAFGLFVRLPLAVGWATADRMRRNVRIATRHTVGSLARETFWSRGAILWGPAGPVRYQLRPAPGGTAAPPPDRGDPDYLDRELAMRLSTGDIAFELCVQRYLDDRRTPVEDGSVEWRESDAPVVPVAVLTVPCQDLDSARARAAARRVELLTFNPWHTTEEFRPLGNLNRARKAAYEVAAAHRLGLRLPATEPGPTAEPGATAEPPPTALLPVPVRAAFDLPVRAAFGLVNRCVPWHRLPDPLGLLGPDALGRTLRRLGLLDAAPPEAPAHPDPAPAPAGERPRVARRDGARMDGARRDVAGAAAGRRLSPVHRPDLIHVPHPATVSERLLHRERFRPATSLNVLAAAWTHFQSPDWVDAASHRWDGTQVYGGAGPRLEEGHLPLGPGGVPPIGSPGAWWLGLSAMHTLFAREHEAVCEALRRTHPAMDGESVHHTARLVVSALIAKIHTVEWIPAILATEVLDLGSKTNWQGPPAHWLSRLGLWLFEASASTGGPRGVPDHPGVPFALAEEFMTVYRTHPLVPDDIELCDHRFGRRSRSLGFDEVRGAAAEAVMRKTGLADALYSFGIAHPGAITLGNCPRALRRFERDGELLDLPVAELMRARRRGVPRYNDFRARLGRARIRSFEELSPDQDTVARLEEVYASVNEIDTMVGLFAENPPEGSAFSETAFHVLLLMATRRIQDDRLLTVDFRPEVYTPLGLDWVEKSSMTSVILRHCPELAGVLPRGASPFAPWRPMAPSLS; encoded by the coding sequence ATGGTCAACACCGGACAGCAGTCCGTACGAAGCGAGGCAGTACGCGGCGGTGAGGTGGCACGGCACGAGGCGACGGGCGGGACACGAGGCGCGAGGTACGAGGGCTATGAGGCGTACGAGGGCGGCAGCCCCGAGGCCGAGCGGCGGCGCTTCGAGAAGCTGACGCGCGAGCTGATGCGGACGCGGCGGACACGCCCCGGCGGCGCGGACAGCCCGGGCGCCCCGCAGCTGCTGCGCCCCTTCCGGGCCAAGGCGGCGCTGGGTGTGGAGAACGCCCGGCTGCGGTTCCGTGACGACCTTCCGCCGGAGCTGTGCGTGGGATACGCCCGGCCGGGCGCCGAGTACCCGGCCGTGGTGCGGCTGTCCAGCGCGAGCGGCACCGAGCGGCACGACACCACGCCCGATCTGCACCGGATGGCGGTGCGGGTCCAGGCCGGTCCGGAGGAGACCCACGATCTGCTGGCCACCAGCTTCCCGGTGTCCCATGCCGCCGATGTGCACGAGTTCGTCGCCTTCGCCAAGGCCACGGCGGGTGCGGGGAGCACCGTGGAGAAGGCCTTCGGGCTCTTCGTCCGGCTGCCGCTGGCGGTGGGCTGGGCCACCGCCGACCGGATGCGCCGCAATGTGCGGATCGCCACCCGCCATACGGTGGGCTCGCTGGCCCGCGAGACCTTCTGGAGCCGGGGCGCGATCCTGTGGGGCCCGGCCGGTCCGGTGCGGTATCAGCTGCGTCCGGCGCCCGGCGGCACCGCCGCTCCCCCGCCCGACCGCGGCGACCCCGACTATCTCGACCGTGAGCTGGCGATGCGGCTGTCCACCGGCGACATCGCCTTCGAGCTGTGCGTGCAGCGTTATCTGGACGACCGCCGCACCCCGGTCGAGGACGGCTCGGTGGAGTGGCGGGAGAGCGACGCGCCGGTCGTCCCGGTCGCGGTGCTCACGGTGCCGTGCCAGGACCTGGACAGCGCCCGGGCCCGGGCGGCGGCCCGCCGGGTCGAGCTGCTGACGTTCAACCCCTGGCACACCACGGAGGAGTTCCGTCCGCTGGGCAATCTCAACCGGGCGCGCAAGGCCGCGTACGAGGTCGCCGCCGCACATCGCCTCGGTCTGCGCCTCCCCGCCACCGAGCCGGGCCCCACCGCCGAGCCAGGCGCGACCGCCGAACCGCCCCCCACCGCGCTGCTGCCCGTTCCGGTGCGCGCCGCCTTCGACCTGCCGGTGCGCGCGGCCTTCGGCCTGGTCAACCGCTGTGTGCCCTGGCATCGGCTGCCGGACCCGCTGGGGCTGCTCGGCCCGGACGCGCTGGGCCGGACGCTGCGCCGGCTCGGCCTCCTCGACGCGGCCCCGCCCGAGGCGCCGGCGCACCCCGATCCGGCCCCCGCCCCGGCCGGGGAGCGGCCGCGGGTGGCACGGAGGGATGGCGCGCGGATGGATGGGGCGCGGCGGGACGTGGCCGGGGCCGCCGCCGGCCGTCGCCTGTCACCGGTCCACCGGCCCGATCTGATCCATGTGCCCCACCCCGCCACGGTCAGTGAGCGGCTGCTGCACCGGGAGCGCTTCCGGCCCGCCACCTCGCTCAATGTCCTGGCGGCCGCCTGGACCCACTTCCAGTCCCCGGACTGGGTCGACGCCGCCTCCCACCGGTGGGACGGCACGCAGGTGTACGGCGGCGCCGGGCCGCGCCTGGAGGAGGGCCATCTGCCGCTGGGCCCGGGCGGGGTGCCGCCGATCGGCTCGCCCGGCGCCTGGTGGCTGGGGCTCAGCGCGATGCACACGCTCTTCGCCCGTGAGCACGAGGCGGTGTGCGAGGCGCTGCGCCGCACCCATCCGGCGATGGACGGCGAGTCGGTGCATCACACGGCCCGGCTGGTGGTCTCCGCGCTTATCGCCAAGATCCATACGGTGGAGTGGATTCCGGCGATCCTCGCCACCGAGGTGCTCGACCTCGGCTCGAAGACCAACTGGCAGGGCCCGCCCGCCCATTGGCTGTCCAGACTCGGCCTGTGGCTGTTCGAGGCGAGCGCGTCGACGGGCGGCCCCCGCGGCGTGCCGGACCATCCCGGGGTGCCGTTCGCCCTCGCCGAGGAGTTCATGACGGTCTACCGGACGCATCCGCTGGTCCCGGACGACATCGAGCTGTGCGACCACCGCTTCGGGCGGCGGTCGCGGTCGCTCGGCTTCGACGAGGTGCGGGGCGCGGCGGCCGAGGCGGTGATGCGCAAGACCGGGCTCGCCGACGCCCTCTACTCCTTCGGCATCGCCCACCCGGGCGCGATCACCCTGGGCAACTGCCCGCGCGCACTGCGGCGTTTCGAGCGGGACGGCGAACTCCTCGATCTGCCGGTGGCGGAGCTGATGCGGGCCCGGCGGCGGGGCGTACCGCGGTACAACGACTTCCGGGCCCGGCTGGGCAGAGCGCGGATCCGCTCCTTCGAGGAGCTGTCCCCCGATCAGGACACGGTCGCGCGGCTCGAGGAGGTCTACGCCTCGGTCAACGAGATCGACACCATGGTGGGGCTGTTCGCAGAGAACCCGCCCGAGGGGTCGGCGTTCAGCGAGACGGCGTTCCATGTCCTGCTGCTCATGGCCACCCGGCGGATTCAGGACGATCGCCTCCTGACCGTGGACTTCCGGCCGGAGGTGTACACCCCGCTGGGGCTGGACTGGGTGGAGAAGTCCAGCATGACCTCGGTGATCCTGCGGCACTGCCCGGAGCTGGCCGGAGTGCTGCCCCGCGGGGCGAGTCCGTTCGCGCCCTGGCGGCCGATGGCGCCGTCGCTCTCCTGA
- a CDS encoding Fpg/Nei family DNA glycosylase — MPELPEVEALTAILAERAAGREIARVLPVAVSVLKTYDPPLSALEGHTVTAVARHGKFLDLATDGPHLVVHLAKAGWLRWRDGLPEAPPRPGKGPLALRLLLAGPERSGFDLTEAGTRKGLAVYVVHDPQEVPGIARLGPDPLDDSFTLEAFVGLLRGVRHRIKGVLRDQSVIAGIGNAYSDEILHAARMSPYRLASDLTEEEIAGVYEALGATLRSAVERSRGLAATDLKGEKRGGMRVHGRTGQPCPVCGDTVREVSFRDSSLQYCPTCQTGGKPLADRRLSRLLK, encoded by the coding sequence ATGCCGGAGCTGCCCGAGGTGGAGGCCCTTACCGCGATCCTGGCCGAGCGCGCCGCCGGCCGGGAGATCGCCCGTGTCCTCCCCGTCGCGGTGAGCGTCCTGAAGACCTACGACCCGCCGCTGAGCGCGCTCGAAGGCCACACCGTCACGGCGGTGGCCCGCCACGGCAAGTTCCTCGACCTGGCCACCGACGGCCCCCATCTGGTCGTCCACCTCGCCAAGGCGGGCTGGCTGCGCTGGCGGGACGGGCTCCCCGAGGCCCCGCCGCGCCCCGGCAAGGGCCCGCTCGCGCTGCGGCTGCTGCTGGCCGGTCCGGAGCGCTCCGGGTTCGACCTCACCGAGGCCGGGACGCGCAAGGGGCTCGCGGTGTATGTGGTCCACGACCCGCAGGAGGTCCCCGGCATCGCCCGGCTGGGCCCGGACCCGCTCGACGACTCCTTCACCCTGGAGGCGTTCGTCGGGCTGCTGCGCGGCGTACGCCACCGGATCAAGGGGGTGCTGCGCGACCAGAGCGTCATCGCCGGGATCGGCAACGCCTACTCGGACGAGATCCTGCACGCCGCCCGGATGTCGCCCTACCGGCTCGCCTCCGACCTCACCGAAGAGGAGATCGCGGGGGTGTACGAGGCGCTGGGCGCCACGCTGCGCTCCGCCGTCGAGCGCTCCCGCGGGCTGGCCGCCACCGACCTCAAGGGGGAGAAGCGCGGCGGCATGCGGGTGCACGGCCGCACCGGGCAGCCGTGCCCGGTGTGCGGGGACACCGTCCGCGAGGTGTCCTTTCGCGACTCCTCGTTGCAGTACTGCCCCACCTGCCAGACCGGCGGCAAGCCGCTCGCCGACCGGCGGCTGTCCCGACTGCTCAAGTAG